The following DNA comes from Kluyveromyces lactis strain NRRL Y-1140 chromosome E complete sequence.
TGTTGTCACAACTTCCAGTCAGAATCCCTTTATCTGGCGGTGATAAAAAACTCTTCACTAGATCTAAAGTTCGTGTTTTTTCTTGCAATTACGTGATTTATCTTTTTACAGATTAAATATTTGAACCTATGTCTATAAAGAAATAGTGCGAATGGATTAGTGATTATATTAATCTGTTATTATGATTCGTTTGGAGCTAGAGAAATTGCTGGAGTTGAAGCTTTTTCAGCGGGctctttatattttttcttagtcttttccttcttacTGCCATCTTTggttttcttcttctttttctttttaataACTatgacttcttctttgtcatCTTGGATGGCTGTTAAATTGTCACTAATGTGTTGTTCTGcaagtttattttttaGCTTTTCCAACTCCTCTTGATCAACAGTGTATTCACCGTCGTAATCAATGTTATCCTTTCGactaaaatcaaaagatttgaatttattcGATGTGGAAAGAGTTATCGCATCTGAATGCCCAGAAGtatttgatttcttcttccccTCCTTTGTGATAGTGGATGGTGGAGCCACTACAATATCTGACAAAATTTGTACAGATGGTGACTTAttagatttcttctttttcgtCGAAATTTTGATGACGGGTTCGattgtttttgtttcacCCTCATCATCGTTATCACTCAATTCTATCAATTTCGTTTCTGCACGGTCaattttatcatcattcaaataaaaCGGATTATCCAACCTCTCTTGTCTTCTGCGCTCTTCTAAAGCAgcaagttcttcttctgtcATTGAAATGTCTTTCTCTGACGAGATATCCTGAGTTACAGATCCGTCAGAACTTCCAGCGCTTGCAGCAGATTTAACGCTCTCCTTGTCGGAATAATATGCAgcttcatcttcatatagttcttcatttttcattaattCTTCGAGTTCAACAGAAGATAAAAATGGAGTGTCTAAATCGAGTGTTAACGCCTTAACCaactgctgttgttgtCCGTGTGACATTGGGCCAAGTTCATACTCATTGAAAAGACTAGGTAAAACGTCGGTAATTAATAGAGGTAACCCTTCCGTTTCATCTTGCAAAGCATCTTGACAGAGTTTTAACATTTCATAGAACTCTACGCTTCGTTCTTGTATATCAAAATTCGTTGATCTGTATTTTTGTTCCATGAATGCGATTAGTGTAGAAAGAAGATCTGATATTTCAGATTTGGTTCTACCCTCTGTGTTAGCATAGGTTGAGAATAATTTCACTAATGCAGGAATCATTGTCTGTATCACGGTGTCTGGAAGTTTATTGGCTTTGTTTAGGAGTATGCCAACGAGAGTGTCACAGTTATCAATTAACTCGGAATATTCCCCAAAGCACCATATTCCTTCCTTTAGTAGGTTAGGAAGCTTGGCGATAATATCATCGTTTGTAGTCAATTTGATTAATTGTTCTAAAGCCGCATCCCTCATGCTTGGAACTTTGACCATAATGTTTCTAAAGTTATCACCTAACAAAGTTGATACCTCTaaattattcaaatcttgtGAAACTATACAGAGATCCGtcaatattttcaagtACCAGTCGAAGTCACCATTGATATTCTCGTAATCATTTATACAACAGACATCTAAGACAGTCTTGGCAACTTTCACTTTATAGTTTAAAGGAATGTCTATTTGAACACCTTGATCATTGACATGCACTGTATCCACATCCACAAATTGCTTGATTAGAATTCTAACTAAATTTTTGATGTTGTCAGTTGATGCTATACCAGAGCATAATTCCAATACTTTGGTTCTGATCGATATATCcacatctttcaacaagCCTATCACCAATTTATCATATTGCATAATGAATTCGAAGTTAATCTTACCAATATGATAGAACAACACACAACTGATGTATCTCAAGTTTGGATCAAGTGATTGGACAAGCGATTCCAAATGGTTCAAACACTGATGTGCGGTATCATagtcatcttcttccagCATTTGACCCTTTACAATACAGTTGATCGATTCATAAATCACAGAAATGGCAGTAGTTTTATCCATCAATTCTAAAACTTTTGGTAGGATCTTATACCGTAgttttggttcttctttcgaGAGACTGGTGAAAAGTTTCAACaatctgatgatgatccAATTGTTGTCAATTTGTATAAGCATCTCGTATAGAAGAGGAGAAAACTGTATAAATGGACCCGGGTTATGTTTCGCTAGCTCACAGATAACACTCACGGCAGCAGAGACAACCGAAGTATCCTCATCCTCAAGtgttgaaacaaatttGCTGAGGCCGTCTCTCAAGGATTCGGGATACTGTAAGAACACTTTGAATAGGGCAGTCACCGCTTTTTTTCTAACATATGGCTTACCACTGTTTAACATTAGAAACAAATCATCGCAAATATCTCTAGCAAGTTCGGGCGTTACTATTGTGGAAAGACCGCTTAACGCGACGCCCATCTTAACTGTTTCGTTGCTTaaatcatatttcaaatctttcttcaaaagattggTAGCAAGCATTAGAATATCACTATCTTTGTAAAAGCTTTGAGATGCTGCCAAATACCCGACTCTCTTTTGCTGGAAATTGTTACTGCTCATAACCTCCAAAACGTGGAAGTTGGCCCACGCCATATCAAAACCGTACATCTCCAAATATGTTAGTTTCAAAACAGCATTTGTCTTCATGTTAAAATCTGGAGATTTCACTTCCTCCCTGCATTCTACAATGGCTTGGTTTAAGA
Coding sequences within:
- the APL5 gene encoding Apl5p (similar to uniprot|Q7LIB1 Saccharomyces cerevisiae YPL195W APL5 Delta-like subunit of the yeast AP-3 complex which functions in transport of alkaline phosphatase to the vacuole via the alternate pathway suppressor of loss of casein kinase 1 function delta-like subunit of the yeast AP-3 adaptin component of the membrane-associated clathrin assembly complex), with product MSSIYGTSAEDVKKRLRPFGIFFEKSLKDLIKGIRSNNETPEQLQDFLNQAIVECREEVKSPDFNMKTNAVLKLTYLEMYGFDMAWANFHVLEVMSSNNFQQKRVGYLAASQSFYKDSDILMLATNLLKKDLKYDLSNETVKMGVALSGLSTIVTPELARDICDDLFLMLNSGKPYVRKKAVTALFKVFLQYPESLRDGLSKFVSTLEDEDTSVVSAAVSVICELAKHNPGPFIQFSPLLYEMLIQIDNNWIIIRLLKLFTSLSKEEPKLRYKILPKVLELMDKTTAISVIYESINCIVKGQMLEEDDYDTAHQCLNHLESLVQSLDPNLRYISCVLFYHIGKINFEFIMQYDKLVIGLLKDVDISIRTKVLELCSGIASTDNIKNLVRILIKQFVDVDTVHVNDQGVQIDIPLNYKVKVAKTVLDVCCINDYENINGDFDWYLKILTDLCIVSQDLNNLEVSTLLGDNFRNIMVKVPSMRDAALEQLIKLTTNDDIIAKLPNLLKEGIWCFGEYSELIDNCDTLVGILLNKANKLPDTVIQTMIPALVKLFSTYANTEGRTKSEISDLLSTLIAFMEQKYRSTNFDIQERSVEFYEMLKLCQDALQDETEGLPLLITDVLPSLFNEYELGPMSHGQQQQLVKALTLDLDTPFLSSVELEELMKNEELYEDEAAYYSDKESVKSAASAGSSDGSVTQDISSEKDISMTEEELAALEERRRQERLDNPFYLNDDKIDRAETKLIELSDNDDEGETKTIEPVIKISTKKKKSNKSPSVQILSDIVVAPPSTITKEGKKKSNTSGHSDAITLSTSNKFKSFDFSRKDNIDYDGEYTVDQEELEKLKNKLAEQHISDNLTAIQDDKEEVIVIKKKKKKKTKDGSKKEKTKKKYKEPAEKASTPAISLAPNES